In Paenibacillus guangzhouensis, a single window of DNA contains:
- a CDS encoding oxidoreductase: MKTINVGIVGYGLSGEVFHAPLIQSIEGMEVLKIVSSDPHKVRRKFPDMEVVSSIEDLLSDERIDLVVITSPNSTHYSFAKQSLLAGKHVIVEKPFVIHTEEAKDLIETANGQNKLLSVFHNRRWDNDFQTVKHCIESDAMGEVYLYEAHFDRYRPEVRERWREQIGPGSGMLYDLGSHLIDQALYLFGNPISVYGDVFAQRVGSSVDDYFHIILNYGKMRVILHSGSIVSNPGPKFQVHGSKGSFIKYGLDSQEDSLRQGKVPGSPGWGRDHEKWYGELTKEIGDQWTTNKIETIPGSYENFYQGIYQSIINNAPLPVSANEAMNTIKVIELAKKSSSEQKTVSFE; encoded by the coding sequence ATGAAAACGATTAATGTCGGTATTGTAGGGTATGGATTATCGGGCGAGGTTTTTCATGCTCCACTTATTCAATCGATTGAAGGAATGGAGGTTCTTAAGATTGTCTCCAGTGATCCTCATAAAGTGAGAAGGAAGTTTCCAGATATGGAGGTCGTATCATCGATAGAAGATCTGTTATCGGATGAAAGAATTGATCTAGTCGTTATCACTTCACCTAATTCAACGCATTATTCTTTTGCCAAACAGTCGTTGCTTGCTGGGAAACACGTTATCGTAGAGAAACCATTCGTGATCCATACGGAGGAAGCAAAAGATCTGATCGAAACAGCTAACGGACAGAACAAATTGCTGAGCGTTTTTCACAATAGGAGATGGGATAATGATTTCCAGACCGTGAAGCATTGTATCGAATCCGACGCTATGGGGGAAGTTTATCTGTATGAAGCGCACTTTGATCGGTATCGACCAGAAGTAAGAGAAAGATGGAGAGAACAAATTGGACCAGGGTCCGGAATGCTTTATGATTTAGGATCGCACCTAATCGATCAGGCTTTGTATCTATTTGGCAACCCAATAAGTGTGTACGGTGATGTATTCGCACAACGAGTGGGTTCATCGGTGGATGATTATTTTCATATCATCTTAAATTATGGGAAAATGCGAGTCATTCTGCACAGTGGTTCAATTGTTAGCAACCCCGGGCCGAAATTTCAAGTTCACGGCAGCAAAGGGAGTTTTATTAAATATGGTCTGGACTCACAAGAAGATTCTCTTCGTCAAGGCAAAGTGCCGGGAAGCCCGGGTTGGGGTAGAGACCATGAGAAGTGGTATGGTGAGTTGACAAAGGAAATTGGAGACCAATGGACAACAAATAAAATAGAAACGATACCGGGTTCTTATGAAAATTTCTATCAAGGCATTTATCAATCGATAATCAATAATGCTCCGTTACCAGTGAGTGCAAACGAAGCGATGAATACAATTAAGGTGATTGAATTGGCCAAGAAAAGTAGTTCGGAGCAAAAAACAGTCTCCTTTGAATAA
- a CDS encoding aldo/keto reductase: protein MRNILQGKLGFGTAPLGNMYRTISEEEAMATVNAAWESGIRYFDTAPSYGAGLAEIRLGEALSTKNRNDYVISTKVGRIISDELEDPSTRDFGEKTGLFEFGRKNKIINDYSADATLRSIEQSLERLKTDRLDIVYIHDVAQDFYGDEWLSQFETARTGAFRVLTRLREEGVIKAWGLGVNRVEPIELMLELEEAKPDVSLLAGRYTLLDHERALQRVMPAAEKHHMDIVIGGPYSSGVLAGGTHFEYQQASPEIMAKVEKIKNIADRHHINIKAAALQFSMSNPAVATVIPGASRPERIAEDNAALNTVISAAFWEEMREQKLVAPHAPLPIGVK from the coding sequence ATGAGAAATATACTGCAAGGAAAACTTGGATTTGGTACTGCACCGCTAGGCAATATGTACCGTACGATCTCTGAAGAAGAAGCTATGGCAACAGTAAATGCAGCTTGGGAGAGTGGCATTCGTTACTTTGACACAGCACCATCCTATGGAGCTGGCTTAGCAGAGATTCGCCTTGGAGAAGCACTGTCAACAAAAAATCGTAATGATTACGTTATAAGCACGAAAGTAGGCCGAATCATTTCGGATGAACTAGAAGACCCATCTACACGTGATTTTGGAGAAAAAACGGGGCTTTTCGAATTTGGCCGTAAGAATAAAATCATCAATGACTATAGCGCGGATGCAACCCTTCGCTCAATCGAGCAGAGTTTGGAGCGTTTAAAAACGGATCGTCTGGACATTGTCTATATACATGATGTAGCGCAGGACTTTTATGGCGATGAGTGGCTGTCGCAATTTGAAACTGCTCGAACCGGAGCATTCCGTGTACTCACACGTTTACGTGAAGAAGGAGTCATTAAGGCTTGGGGACTCGGAGTAAACCGGGTAGAGCCAATTGAACTCATGTTGGAATTGGAAGAAGCGAAGCCAGATGTATCTTTGCTAGCTGGTCGTTACACTTTATTAGACCATGAACGTGCGCTTCAACGCGTAATGCCGGCGGCTGAAAAACATCACATGGACATTGTCATTGGTGGTCCATATAGCTCAGGTGTTCTTGCTGGAGGTACCCATTTCGAATATCAACAAGCGTCACCAGAAATTATGGCAAAAGTTGAGAAAATCAAAAATATTGCAGATCGTCATCACATCAACATCAAGGCTGCAGCTTTACAATTTTCAATGTCTAATCCAGCAGTTGCTACTGTCATTCCTGGTGCTAGTCGACCTGAGCGAATTGCAGAAGACAACGCTGCATTGAACACCGTGATCTCGGCAGCGTTCTGGGAAGAAATGCGCGAACAAAAACTGGTAGCACCTCATGCACCACTACCAATCGGCGTGAAATAA
- a CDS encoding SRPBCC family protein gives MAQTTTSIKIPASPDQVWRFIGGFDSLPDWLPYIPSSTVTEGGRVRHLANPDGDVIVERLEAFNDKERYYTYSIMKAPFPITNYLSTIHVKEDADGKSSLVEWSGSFTPVGVSDQEAIDLFHGIYKDGLEALQQGFNE, from the coding sequence ATGGCACAAACGACGACATCGATTAAAATTCCAGCTTCACCGGATCAAGTATGGCGATTCATCGGAGGTTTTGACTCGCTTCCAGACTGGTTACCATATATACCGAGCAGTACAGTAACTGAAGGTGGTCGCGTCCGTCATTTGGCTAACCCTGATGGTGATGTGATTGTAGAGCGCTTGGAAGCATTCAATGATAAGGAACGCTACTACACTTATTCCATTATGAAAGCACCATTTCCAATTACGAATTATTTATCTACAATCCACGTTAAAGAAGATGCTGACGGTAAATCATCATTGGTTGAGTGGTCTGGCAGTTTCACGCCTGTAGGTGTAAGTGATCAAGAGGCTATTGATCTGTTCCATGGCATCTATAAAGATGGCTTAGAGGCATTACAACAAGGATTCAATGAATAA
- a CDS encoding aldo/keto reductase produces the protein MRNILQGKLGFGTAPLGNMYRNIPEEEAIATVDAAWESGVRYFDTAPFYGAGLAEIRLGEALSKRNRNDYVLSTKVGRIISDELEDPSARDLGEKGGLFEFGRKNKIIPDYSADATLRSIEQSLKRLRTDRLDFVFIHDIAQDFYGDEWLSYFETARTGAFRVLTRLREEGVIKGWGLGVNRVEPIELMLDLEEAKPDVSLLAGRYSLLDHERALQRVMPAAVKHNMDIVAGGPYSSGVLAGGTHFEYQKASPEIKAKVEKIKNIADRHQISIKAAALQFSLANPAVAAVVPGATRPERIAEDKAALNTVIPAAFWDEMLEQKLISPHAPLPINVK, from the coding sequence ATGAGAAATATACTGCAAGGAAAATTAGGTTTTGGTACTGCACCGCTAGGCAATATGTACCGTAATATCCCTGAAGAAGAAGCTATCGCAACGGTAGATGCTGCTTGGGAGAGTGGTGTTCGTTACTTTGACACAGCACCGTTCTATGGAGCGGGCTTGGCCGAAATTCGCCTTGGAGAAGCACTGTCGAAAAGAAATCGTAATGATTACGTTCTAAGCACAAAAGTAGGTCGAATCATTTCGGATGAACTAGAAGACCCATCTGCACGTGATTTAGGAGAAAAAGGGGGACTTTTTGAATTCGGCCGTAAGAATAAAATCATCCCTGACTATAGCGCGGATGCAACCCTTCGCTCGATCGAGCAGAGTTTGAAACGTTTAAGAACAGATCGCTTGGACTTTGTATTTATTCATGATATAGCTCAGGACTTTTATGGCGATGAGTGGCTTTCATATTTTGAAACTGCCCGAACTGGCGCATTCCGTGTACTCACACGTTTACGTGAAGAAGGCGTCATTAAAGGTTGGGGACTCGGAGTGAACCGGGTAGAGCCAATTGAACTGATGCTGGACTTGGAAGAAGCGAAGCCAGATGTATCCTTGCTAGCTGGCCGTTATTCGTTACTAGACCATGAACGTGCGTTACAACGCGTGATGCCTGCAGCTGTAAAACATAACATGGACATTGTCGCCGGTGGTCCGTATAGCTCAGGTGTTCTTGCTGGAGGTACTCATTTCGAATATCAAAAAGCGTCACCAGAAATTAAGGCAAAAGTGGAGAAAATCAAAAATATAGCAGATCGTCATCAAATCAGCATCAAGGCTGCAGCTTTACAATTTTCACTAGCTAACCCGGCAGTTGCTGCAGTTGTTCCTGGTGCTACTCGACCTGAGCGAATTGCTGAAGACAAAGCTGCATTAAACACCGTGATCCCAGCAGCGTTCTGGGATGAAATGCTTGAACAAAAACTGATATCACCTCATGCACCACTACCAATCAACGTTAAATAA